In the genome of Urocitellus parryii isolate mUroPar1 unplaced genomic scaffold, mUroPar1.hap1 Scaffold_40, whole genome shotgun sequence, the window AGTCATTGCTGCAGAGGGACAGCTGCGTGAGAGCTGGACTGGGGCAGGCTAGGCCTGGCCATGGCATGGGCCAGACACGGACCCCAGATCCCAAGATGGCAAGGGACGGTCAGGGTCTGGCCTACCCCTGGCACCCACCCAGTGTTGTGTGGAGGGGCCTGTGGGTTCTGGGGTGGGCCAGGGGGCTGGGCCAGGGCTCTAAGAAACATGGAGGGTGTGCAGCAGAGATGGTCCAGCTAGGGCCAGAGAAAGCAGCAGGGGGCCAGAGTACTGGGGAAAGGCCGAGGACGAAGTGCGTGCCGAGGAGGTCGGAACACTGGGAGGAGAGGCAGTAGTGGGCTTGGGGGTGGTTAGGAGGGGTCACAGGATAGGGAAGGAGGGGGACAGCCAATGCAGGGAGCCCGTGGGCAGCTGCCcgctgtcctgcctcccctccggCCTTGCCCAGGCCCAATGCCCTTACTTCTTCTGCAGGTGGATGGCCACTTCAGACTTTCGGAAGCCCTCCAGGTGATAGAGGCGTGAGGCCAAGTTCCACGCCGTCTTGTCAGTAGTCCGGAGGCCATTAGCCAGTTTGTCCCCAGCCAGTGTTTTCCGACCTTCCTCTGGGGACTGTGCTTGAGGCGCAGAGCTCTCCGCATGCCTGGAAGAGTCCATCAGTGTCCTCAGACTCACACCTGGATGGCCTGCAGGCATTCTGAGCCAGGGGTCCATGCAGGCCAGCCATGGAAGGGGGTGCCCAGAGCTCGGGGTTGGAGCTGGGCCCAGACCCTCACCCAGGGGAGACGGAGTCTCTGCCTGcctcacaggagagctgggagccCCACACTTCCTCCCCCGGAGGATCTAAGCTTTCTCACCTAGAGCTCAGGTGCAGCCCTTCCAGGCCCCCAAGGGTTCTGTCAACCAAGGTGAGTGGAGCGTTTCTCtcccctgagcccagccctgtccccactcccacccccagccaAGAAAGGCGAAGGCCGGCCTTAGAACAGGGAGCTAGACTGGCTTTGGATGGTGACAGGGGAGTCAAAGAGGGGGTTCCAGCCTGCCCTCCTGTGCCTGGCACTGCTCACCACCAGGAGCCTGGCGTGTGAGCTAAGCCGAGTGGCGCTTCACCCCAAGGTCAGGAGCACGGATCTCCACACCGAGGCTCTGAGAAGTCACTCAGCCCCATCTCTACCTGACTCTGCTGTGCTCCCTGCAAAGGTACCACCAGGTGTGGGCGTCCTAGTCATTCACATATTCATGAGCAAGCCGGCACAGTGACAGAGTCGCACAGAACGCAAATGTCATCAAATATCATCGCAAGGTGAAAACGGTCGCCCGCAACCCGAGGGCTGATTACACCCCCCCAAGGGCCCTCTCCACCTCTCATGAACAGGTCCACTCTTGGCTGATAAATGCTCTGCTTCCTAAGTCTCCTAAACATCCCAAAATGTAGGATCAACAGAACAGACACTGAAGAGCAAAAGGCAGATCTCGCCAAAACCTGTAAGATTTCAGGAAGTCCGTCCAAAGTGACCCTGGAAGACTCCAGGAATCCCATGGAAAGCCACTGACAGATGGGGACTGAAGAGgaggaaatagaaataatgacaCAATTGGCCAAGTAAAGAGAACTACATGGATAATAAGCTGTAAAGAGCCAGGTGCCgtgcacatgcctgtgatctctcaggaggctaaggcaggaggatcacaaatttgagcccttgagcaacttggcaagactctgtctcaaaataagaaataaaatgtgaggatgtggctcagtggctaagatggaacccctgagttccatctctggtaccaaaaaaagaaaaaaggatcttCAGGATCTCACTATGAAAGGTGGCATAAATGAAAGAGGCCACCAAGGCTGTGTCAAGAAAATTGAACTTCCTACAGTGTGTTAAATGTAAGACTAAATAAACTTACTTATATGTTTAGCCAGGATAAAGCCCAATTAACCCTTTTCACCATTTATTTACTATGAAAATAGAGTTGTCACTTCAGGTGGAGTTACTTTTGCTTTGGGTTGGATTAACTAGTCTTTGGTATCTGCAGCCTCCCTTTTTGGAGGCTGAGATTTCTCTGGTTACCTGGCCTCTGAACAACCCCACagcagggaagtttccagaagcaTAAGGAAAGTGGTTCTGTGGTTTCTGGCACTGATTGACATTTGTCATCGTCACCCAAACACCCGAGATGGGAATAGGGCTGGCCTGTCgcaagccatccatgggctgtgtgtgagctatgtgcatttgagCATCTGAGGGGACTGGGCTGGCGTTACAAGCTTTTGGGGCTGTGTGACATCTGTGTCATTTCCTCTGGCTCTGCCTGTGGTCCCACATAGCACCTGCGATGGGCGTGACTTGCcgagatgtcaatcaatctgctgaccacagacATCACCAGGCGAGACTCCACCCTTCGAAACCCAACCCCtggccttatttgggtggaactttctatTGAATGTCTTTTCTGCAATAAATAGAGGGGTTTGGGgtgcacactctctctctctttccttccctgatCCCCTCAGCATGGAGCTGAGGTCTCAGAGCCATCCCTAAGCCcccaaaaaggtatttctgtgtttgtgtggttttCTTAGTTGTCAGCCTGTCCAGCTGGTGACACTAACCCCCCATATCTGCACCATCTGGTCCAATATGCCCCTGTTAGCCCACCAGAGACAAAGCCCCTGCTCCCCTGCTGAGTTCCAGGGGCCAGGAGTCTTGACGCAGCATGGGGGCTGGTAGACAACGAGGTCCGTGTCACAGGTGGCCTGCTCCCACCTCTGACCACAGTCCTAAGGTGACCCCTACCTGCCACGGGCCCCAAGAGCCAGTCACTCAGTCCCCACCAGAGCCCCCCTCCCTCCGAGATCAAAGCCAGCACCCTGGGCCTAGGCTGTCAGGTGACTTTCCCCCAAGCACTCCCTCAAGGCCAGGGCCATCTCTAATCCCCACGTCACTGGACTGCTCTCCCCCAAGGCGGACAGGGCCCGGTCAGCTCCCCACAATGCCTCCCTGCCTTCTTCCTCACCTGGGGTCCAGCTGTGGACACTCCCCAGAGCCAGGCCTCTCCACCCTTCCACCTCCACCTGGGACCATCCTCCCATTTGTTTCTTGAGCTTCCAGACCCTCTGGTCCCTGTCAGCTCTCTCCCGAGGCCGTTCAGACAGCCCAGCTGTGAGGCTGTCAGAAGGACTCAGGGCCCGACAGCTTTACCCTCCGtccagaggagggctgggggcttgtggattccttttcttttctttctttcattctttttcctgttgCTGGGGTTGAGCACACGCTTTCTCACATGTGGGGTAAGAGCTCTTACAACTGAGCTTCTTATCTACTTTGAGACTCACTGAATTGCctcggctggccttgaacttgcactctgcctgcctcagcccccccacAGCAGCTGGGATCACATGGCCAGCTCCACGCTGGGTACTTTGAAGGCCACCGTCACCAGGAGCCAGGGCGCCAATCAGACTCACCCCTTGGCAGATGTGGAGTCCTCGCCGGGCTCAGCACCTGCAGCCTCCGGAGTCCTGGCTGGGCCCTGgctctctgcctcctgccctgggTGTGGAGCTTTCCCCGTCGCCTCTTTCTTCAGGGAGCTTGGCTCTGCCCCATCCGACTCCAGAAGAGAAGGGTGTGGCGCGTCTGGTGACCACTTGGGGAAAGTGCCAGGGCTGTGGCGCTGGGGCGGGGGGCTGCTCTCCGGGGAGGtggaggggctgggcctggggccgaGGCCTCTGTGCTCAGACTCTGGGctcccccagggcccaggggccaGGATGCAGGGGGCAGGCTCCTGGGGACGCCCGGCCTCCCTTCCACCTGAGGGAGAGTGTGGAATGAGCATGACGACCCCAAGAACCACCCCCACTTCCCACTACCAAACCCCTGTGTGGGGTCTCACCTCTGTCCTGGGAGATAAGAGGCTCCTGGGGCCAAGAAGGATCCTCTTCTGTCTGGCAGGCCTCAGGGGTGGGTGGCTCCTGTGGAGATTTACAGAATCCCATCAGCCCCGGGAACAAGCAagtgggaaggggagagaagaacaCAGGGCACCTGGAATCCCCTCCCTCCTCGCCAGCCCCCACCGGGAAGACACAGGCACCAATCTGGGTCCTCAGTTCTCAAGAGAATCCCGGATGGGAGAAGACCCACATCCTAGGAGAGGAGAAATCAGCAGGTTCTCGTTCCTCCTTCACAGATGGAGAAGGTGAGGCCCACCCAGAGAGGGGAATTGACTTGCCGAAGGCTGCACAGGATGTGTGGCAGGGCCGAGGTCAGCTCCATGGTGTGCAGTCTCCAAGGCCAGTGCCCTATCTTCAGATGGTACCGCAGGTGTGGCCAGAGGGGGCTGGTCCTCCAGAGAAGTCTAAGAGGAGGAGGGCGCAGAGAAGAGGTTTGACCAGAAGGAAATGATTCCCAGGATCTTTGCATATCCCACCAGTCTCCTCACCTCACCAGATGCCTGCTCAGGCAGTACCTGCCCTCAAGGGGTGTGGGTCCGGGGAGGGTCCTGGCCCCGGGCACAGGCCTGGACGGCAGGCTCAGCCAGTGGGAAGGCaagccccagctcctcccaggcTTCCCTCTGAGGTTCTGAGACAGTGCCCCTCACAGGGCCCCGCTGGCCGGGCTCCTCGCACTCCGTGTTCTCTGCAGAGATGAGAGGGCCATAGCCCCTCCGCCAACTTGAGCCTCCTTATCTCTGAAGGGAGGCCTCCCTGGGAAAACTGTTCCCTACTGtctcatgcccagggctgggtGATATCACAGGCCCCCTGCCATGGTCATCTGAGGCCGATCTATTGACCACGGATGGGGGACAGTGGAAGATGGGGAGCTACAAGTAACAGAACCCCGGAATCCCTGGAGATCCTTTCTGTTGGGGCAGAGACCGTCCCTGCTGGCATTTGGGACAGtctcagaggagggaggggaagactgGGAATCCTCCTGGGACACCCTGCAACGGAGGAGCTGCCTGTTCTTCACATGTCTCTAGACACAGCCCCTTGGAGACGGGGACTTCTGTGGACCTCACGACCATGGCATGGGTGGTGACGACCTTCCCAGGGTTCTGAAGGCCACACTGGTCCTGCTGGTCAGCAGTGTACCTCAGACCACCAGCGGGCCCTGCATTGAAGAgtgtgctgggcctggtggcccCAGGAAGGCCCTCCCCTGGATGTCCCCAGGGCAGCCCTGAGAGTGAACTCACCTCGCCCTCCTGCATGGCAGGGGCTGTGGGAGCCCCATGGGTGGCCCAGCAGGAGGTGTGTAGCTTGTAGGAGGGCACAGGGAACGGAGGGGTGGCACACCCGCTGGACTCCGCGGTGCTGTCCCTCAGATCTGGCTCACTGCCCAGCTCCCGGGACCCTGTGCCTCCCAGGAGCAGAGGCTCCAGAGCCTGTGGGCAGGAGTCGGAGAAGCCCTAGGAGCAGCATTCCCCAGAGGCGCTGGTGTCGGAGCAGAGGCTCTCCAGGAAAAGGGGGTTGTCGAAGGACAGGCTCTCCTCCTCAGCACCCCACTCTGGGGAGGAGTCTGCTGCTCCCTCCAGGGCCCAGGCCTGGCTCTCCCCCTCAGGCCCACTACTGTCCTCCCCGAAGTCCTCCTCCACTGCTGGGCTGGGCCGCAGGTCCCTGTCAtcagggaggcctggggaggacGGGGGCACGCAGCACCTCAGCTCAGCCCTGAGTCCTTCCATcttctccagctcctcttccAGGTCCAGGACACACATCTGGGCCTACAGGATGCCGGCCCAGAACACCACCTGTGCGGAGGAGCTATGGCTCGGTCGGGGGCTCCCCGTGGGGCAGCTGCCCCCTGGTGTTCCTGGGGAGGAGCAGTGTCCCACGTGCGCAGGCTCCACGCCAGAGACCCTGGCAGGAGCACCAGGCTTGCTGGTCTCGGAGAGTCCAAGGCCCAGGAGTGTCCCCCGCCAGGCTCAGGAGGGCCTGGCTGGCCATGGGTCTCCCTCTCGCACACTCCTGGGTGGGGCTGCAGGTTGTCTTCCAAATAGAGGTTGAGCAGTTCCACGGGCTGCGGGTGGTCGGGAAGTCTCCTGTCGCCCATCATGCACAGAGCTCAAGCTGCACAGGAGCCTCTGGAGTGTCCACGTTCACCATCCCACGGGGTGTGACAGGGGATGTGTCCACCACAGGGGCCACCGGGAGTCCAGTTCTGCCCTGGAAATGCCCAAAGGAGCACAGGTTAGAGAAGCACCGTGTCCTGAGGGTGAGCACACGTCTGCAGCATGAGGGGTCTGGAGGGCTTGCCGTGTCCAGGAGGCTGGAAAGCAACCCTGCCCGTGCCGTCCGGTCCACAATCTCAAGCCCACACCAGGCAGCACCTGCCCCAGACACACCCATCTGCCGGTTGAAGGAACACCATGTGGGTTAGCCAAGGACAAGCTGGCTGGGAGCATGGTGGAGCAGTGGCCAGTGAGAGGGAAATGCACACCAAATACGCAGGAGACAGACACAGAAGCCGGAAGGGGAGCAGCCTGGCAGGGGAACAGGCACCACCCAGGAGACAAAGGCCCCAGCCCGCCTGACCCTGACCAGGCCGGGCCCTGTCCTTGGGGCTGCACCATTCCCAGGGCTACTCCCCAGGCTGGGCTTCTGGCCCTTGCAGCCCGTAAGCAGCTGTGCAGAGGCGCAGCAGCAGCAAGGAGCTCCAGCCCTCTGTCCCACAGCAAGGCCACCTGCAGCTCAGGGAGGGCAGGCTTGCCTTCTGGGAGTGGGCAAGGCCACATCTGCCAGGAGCTGCCCACCCACTCGGGCTGCCCTGCACATCGTCCACAGGACAGGTCTGGGTGGGCCCTCATGCAGCACAGACCCTCCCAGGTGTACCCGAGGACGTGTGTCCATGGGTGCTCCACCCTCAGGAGTGACTCAGATACCCAGGAGCGGCAGCCCCTTCCACCCATCCAAGtccatccccagcctccactCGCCAACCCAGACCGGGAAGGCCAGCGGGCACCTGCTGTGCCCTGTTTCACAGGGGAGGGAGAAAGCCCGAGGCTGGCTCAATGTCCCCGCTGGGAACAGAGGCCAGGCCTGTCCCCAGACCACCCACCCTCCAGTCCacagctccctcctcccacccccgcTGCAGGAGCTTCCCTCTGACATGGAGGGGGTGCTGCCAGATGGccgccccagcccagcctcctgcaGCACCATGGCCTGTCTCTGTCCAGGGCTCCAGACCTCATCCAAGGCCCCACCCAGCAGGCTACAAGAAGGTAGGGCCAGACCTGGTGTGCAGGCCCAGAAAACCACGGGGACAACTTCTCCCTGCCTGGTGGTAGACAGCCAGGGCCTGGCCTCTCGATCCCCCTCTGCTACTTAGAACTGAGTGACAACCGGGGAAGCGCCCCAGCCCTGTGGGGCCCAACTCAGAGGGGCGCTGGGGGAGCTCAGCCTTCAGCCCAGGTTCAGCCCACCACTGGACACCCAAAATGGAAACCCCAGGACCCTGCAAACAAAGATCAGACAGGGCCCCCTACTGTTTAAGGCCATCAGAGCCAGGGGCCGTGTGTAGGCCATAATCTCAgggattagggaggctgaggcaggaggatcacatgattgaggccagcctcagcaatttagtgagaccctgtctcaaaataaaatttaagaaaggctcaatgtatgaggccctggttcaatctccagtgctggGGGAAGAAGAGTCCCTGAGAAACGAGGGAGTATTAACATGCATGTCAGTTTCTTACTCATCTTCAAACTATTCTCCTAACACTTCCTCAAAGATAGAGTCCCCTCCTAGGTTTTTACCCACTTCTGTTCCAGCCCCGTGTCCCGTACTTTCCGTAGAACAGGAATCTGGGCCTGCAGAGGCTTCAGCCACTGAGATAGGTCACCTGATGTCCTTTATCAGTTAGTGATAAGTCAGCTCCCGTCCTGTTCTCAGCCCCTGTCCCTCTCCAGGCTGGACTCCAGAGGCCCCACAATCTCACGGCTGGAAAGGCTACTCATGCAGCTGATGCTCTGA includes:
- the LOC144252338 gene encoding LOW QUALITY PROTEIN: PH and SEC7 domain-containing protein 4-like (The sequence of the model RefSeq protein was modified relative to this genomic sequence to represent the inferred CDS: substituted 3 bases at 3 genomic stop codons), with the translated sequence MGDRRLPDHPQPVELLNLYLEDNLQPHPGVVSGVEPAHVGHCSSPGTPGGSCPTGSPRPSHSSSAQVVFWAGILXAQMCVLDLEEELEKMEGLRAELRCCVPPSSPGLPDDRDLRPSPAVEEDFGEDSSGPEGESQAWALEGAADSSPEWGAEEESLSFDNPLFLESLCSDTSASGECCSXGFSDSCPQALEPLLLGGTGSRELGSEPDLRDSTAESSGCATPPFPVPSYKLHTSCWATHGAPTAPAMQEGETSLEDQPPLATPAVPSEDRALALETAHHGADLGPATHPVQPSEPPTPEACQTEEDPSWPQEPLISQDRGGREAGRPQEPAPCILAPGPWGSPESEHRGLGPRPSPSTSPESSPPPQRHSPGTFPKWSPDAPHPSLLESDGAEPSSLKKEATGKAPHPGQEAESQGPARTPEAAGAEPGEDSTSAKGHAESSAPQAQSPEEGRKTLAGDKLANGLRTTDKTAWNLASRLYHLEGFRKSEVAIHLQKNNDFSRAVAEEYLSFFQFGGQSLDRALRGFLQALVLSGETQEREWVLYQFSRRFHHCNPGAFPSVDSVHTLTCAIMLLNTDLHGQNIGKSMSCQDFVTNLHGLQDGGNFPKELLKALYWSIXSEKLEWAVDEEDTARPEKALPYPPGKTGSPFLQLAQDPLVPTYKQGILARKMHQDADGKKTPWGKRGWKMFHTLLRGMVLYFLKGEDHCLEGDSLVGHMVDEPVGVHHSLASPATHYTKRPHVFQLRKADWRLFLFQAL